In Prionailurus viverrinus isolate Anna chromosome D1, UM_Priviv_1.0, whole genome shotgun sequence, the DNA window TTTTAATTTGTATCATCCTCTCACAGCCAAGCCTGCACGAGCCCATGTACATATTCCTGTCCATGCTGGCCAGTGCAGATATCTTGCTCTCCACTTCCACAATGCCCAAAACACTGGCCAACTTCTGGCTAGGTTCCAGCCACATTTCCTTTGATGGCTGCCTCACCCAAATGTTCTTCATCCACTTCCTCTTTGTGGCCGACTCTGCAGTCCTGCTGGCCATGGCCTTTGACCGCTTTGTGGCCATCTGCTCCCCTCTGCGATATACCACAGTCCTCACGAGCACCGTCATTGGGAAGATCGTCGCTGCCACCCTGACCCGCAGCCTCATCATCATGTTTCCATCCATCTTTCTTCTCAAGCGCCTGCGCTATTGCCGGATCAACATCATTGCACACACTTTTTGTGAGCACATGGGCATCGCCCGTCTGTCTTGTTCTGATATCTCCATCAATGTCTGGTACGGGTTGGCAGCTGCCCTACTCTCCACAGGCCTGGACATCATCCTTATCGCTGTTTCCTACATTCACATCCTACGAGCTGTCTTCCGCCTCCCTTCTCGAAATGCCCGGTCCAAGGCCCTGAGCACATGTGGCTCCCACGTCTGTGTCATCCTACTCTTCTACATCCCtgcccttttctctgtctttgcctACAGGTTCGGTGGGAGACGCATCCCACGCTATGTCCATATCCTCCTGGCCAACCTCTATGTGGTCATCCCGCCTATGCTCAATCCCATTATTTATGGAGCAAGGACCAAGCAGATTTGGGAAGGGGCTAAACAGATGTTTTCACATCTTGCCAAGGAATCTAAATAAGTGTTCTCAACTTGACCTTAACTTAATCCCTTTCTGTATCTATTAATTGATCCTATGTTCACCCTAACCTCGTCTCTATGTCTTCCAGTTATCTCCATGCAATTATCATCTATGTCCCAATTAATTCCCATACATGCTCTACTCAAACCcacctttgatttcttttcttagaaATCTCCAGTAACAGCCACCCCACCGTCATCTACCTATTATTCAATATCT includes these proteins:
- the LOC125146490 gene encoding olfactory receptor 52B6, giving the protein MGEEQFEGSLYSYVSPLTQARALKKIMALSSARSTTAVNDSDTRTTGCLLTGIPGLEHLHIWLSIPFCAMYVAALAGNGILICIILSQPSLHEPMYIFLSMLASADILLSTSTMPKTLANFWLGSSHISFDGCLTQMFFIHFLFVADSAVLLAMAFDRFVAICSPLRYTTVLTSTVIGKIVAATLTRSLIIMFPSIFLLKRLRYCRINIIAHTFCEHMGIARLSCSDISINVWYGLAAALLSTGLDIILIAVSYIHILRAVFRLPSRNARSKALSTCGSHVCVILLFYIPALFSVFAYRFGGRRIPRYVHILLANLYVVIPPMLNPIIYGARTKQIWEGAKQMFSHLAKESK